AAATTCTGGAAGTACATCACGTCCTGCATGGAGACGTCCACGAGCTGGCCCCGGCCGGTGCGCTCCCGGTGGAACAGCGCCTCCACCGCTCCCAGGGCCGCATAAGCCCCGCTCACCAGGTCCCCGAAATACACCTTCGGCGTCCGGCCCTCCATCTTGTACGCCGCCATGATGCCGGAACTGGCCTGGGCTATGATGTCGAACGCCGTACGTCCGCTCAGCGGTCCCGTGCGCCCGAAGCCGGTTATGCTCACGTACACCAGCCGCGGGTTCGACTCCTTCAGGTCCTCGTAATCCAGGCCCAGCTTCTTCATCAGCCCCGGCGCGAAGTTCTCTACGAGCACGTCGCTCCTGCGCGCCAGCCTTTTCAGCAGTTCCACGCCCTCCTTTTTCTTCAGGTCCAC
This portion of the bacterium genome encodes:
- a CDS encoding CaiB/BaiF CoA-transferase family protein — encoded protein: MAEKILEGIKVLDLSQFLSGPRCSQLLALKGADVVKVESPLGETMRLLTRFMNAERMMGTLHQNKRAIVVDLKKKEGVELLKRLARRSDVLVENFAPGLMKKLGLDYEDLKESNPRLVYVSITGFGRTGPLSGRTAFDIIAQASSGIMAAYKMEGRTPKVYFGDLVSGAYAALGAVEALFHRERTGRGQLVDVSMQDVMYFQNFSCFSDRALEPVKDKIEGIHGPRVEPFHGSDRPRGFSQGPQVL